A genomic stretch from Scheffersomyces stipitis CBS 6054 chromosome 6, complete sequence includes:
- the CDC28 gene encoding cell division control protein (Catalytic subunit of the main cell cycle cyclin-dependent kinase~go_function protein kinase activity; ATP binding~go_process protein amino acid phosphorylation), whose product MVELSDFQRQEKVGEGTYGVVYKALDTKHNNRVVALKKIRLESEDEGVPSTAIREISLLKEMRDENIVRLYDIIHSDSHKLYLVFEFLDLDLKKYMESIPQGAGLGANMVKRFMNQLVKGIKHCHSHRVLHRDLKPQNLLINKEGNLKLADFGLARAFGVPLRAYTHEVVTLWYRAPEILLGGKQYSTGVDMWSVGCIFAEMCNRKPLFPGDSEIDEIFRIFRILGTPTEEIWPDVSYLPDFKPTFPKWSKKNLAEFVPTLDADGVDLLEQMLVYDPSGRISAKRALVHPYFQEEDGDNYDSFPRSVNMG is encoded by the coding sequence ATGGTTGAGTTATCAGACTTCCAGCGCCAGGAAAAGGTCGGTGAAGGTACCTACGGGGTGGTATACAAAGCTCTCGACACCAAACACAACAACCGTGTTGTAGCATTAAAGAAGATCAGACTAGAATCCGAAGACGAAGGGGTTCCATCTACAGCTATAAGAGAAATCTCACTTCTAAAGGAAATGAGAGACGAAAACATCGTCAGATTGTACGATATAATACACTCGGACTCCCACAAGTTGTATTTGGTATTTGAGTTCTTGGAtttggacttgaagaagtacatGGAGTCCATTCCACAAGGTGCTGGGTTGGGTGCCAACATGGTTAAACGGTTCATGAACCAGTTGGTGAAAGGAATCAAACATTGCCACAGTCACCGTGTTTTGCACAGAGACTTGAAGCCTcagaacttgttgattaATAAGGAAGGTAACTTGAAACTTGCTGATTTCGGGCTTGCCCGTGCCTTTGGTGTACCTTTGAGAGCGTACACTCACGAAGTCGTCACCTTATGGTATAGAGCTCCAGAGATCTTACTTGGTGGTAAGCAGTATTCAACCGGTGTAGATATGTGGTCTGTAGGCTGTATCTTCGCAGAAATGTGTAACAGAAAGCCCCTTTTTCCTGGTGATTCTGAGATCGACGAgatcttcagaatcttcagaaTTTTGGGAACACCAACCGAAGAAATCTGGCCTGATGTGTCATACTTGCCAGACTTCAAGCCAACGTTCCCTAAGtggtccaagaagaacttggccGAATTTGTTCCCACTTTAGATGCCGACGGTGTTGATTTGCTCGAGCAGATGTTGGTGTACGACCCTAGCGGGAGAATCAGTGCTAAGCGTGCTTTGGTCCATCCAtacttccaagaagaagatggtgaCAACTACGACAGCTTCCCTAGATCTGTCAACATGGGTTAA
- the SAT4 gene encoding serine/threonine protein kinase (go_function protein kinase activity; ATP binding~go_process protein amino acid phosphorylation), producing MTSSSPAVAKPRFRMLQDGNHEHSLRSAKRQEKLSNMLKDLLGAKKLRDEAKSAVPNILQGAGAAPSPVPGKEKPPTLFAGLVTHIKNNTSPYHTSAGEIVGEVVQQNGYSPNLGDCRSFVEKYGRCQEVVGRGAFGVVRISHKKLNGTETNGGGDGEMLYAVKEFKRRPNESEKKYNRRLTSEFCISSSLKHLNIIDTLDLLKDAKGDYCEVMEFCSGGDLYTLIIAAGKLEYAEADCFFKQIIRGVNYMHDMGVCHRDLKPENLLLTQNGVIKITDFGNGECFRVAWENEIQLSEGICGSSPYIAPEEFTQESFDPRCVDIWACGVIYMAMRTGRQLWKLADPDKDEFFEEYLVKRKESSGYEPIESLKRARCRNVIYSILDPKPERRITGKQILNSEWGREIKVCAAGEGHSS from the coding sequence ATGACCTCGTCTTCTCCTGCCGTGGCGAAGCCTCGTTTCAGAATGCTTCAAGACGGCAATCACGAGCACAGCTTGCGTTCAGCAAAGAGACAGGAGAAGTTGTCCAACATGTTGAAGGATTTGCTTGGAGCCAAAAAGCTACGTGATGAAGCCAAAAGTGCAGTGCCTAACATCTTACAAGGCGCTGGTGCTGCTCCATCGCCTGTTCCAGGTAAAGAGAAGCCACCTACGTTGTTTGCAGGACTTGTAACTCACATAAAGAACAATACTTCTCCCTACCACACAAGTGCTGGAGAGATAGTTGGTGAGGTAGTTCAACAGAATGGCTACTCTCCTAATTTGGGAGATTGCCGTTCCTTTGTCGAGAAATATGGTCGTTGTCAGGAAGTTGTAGGTAGAGGAGCATTTGGTGTCGTGAGAATCTCACACAAGAAGCTCAATGGAACTGAAACCAACGGTGGTGGGGACGGCGAGATGTTGTATGCCGTCAAGGAATTCAAACGAAGACCAAATGAGTCCGAAAAGAAGTATAACCGAAGATTGACGTCTGAATTCTGtatttcctcttctttaAAGCATCTCAACATCATCGACACGTtagatttgttgaaggatgCAAAGGGAGACTATTGTGAAGTGATGGAGTTCTGCTCGGGTGGAGATTTGTACACTTTGATCATCGCGGCTGGTAAGTTAGAGTATGCCGAAGCCGactgtttcttcaagcaGATAATCCGTGGTGTCAACTACATGCACGACATGGGTGTTTGTCACCGAGACTTGAAACCCGAAAATTTGTTATTGACCCAAAACGGAGTGATTAAGATCACTGACTTTGGTAATGGTGAGTGTTTCCGTGTAGCTTGGGAAAATGAGATCCAGCTCAGCGAAGGAATATGCGGTTCCTCACCATACATTGCCCCAGAAGAGTTCACTCAGGAATCGTTTGACCCCAGATGCGTGGATATCTGGGCATGTGGTGTCATCTACATGGCAATGAGAACCGGTCGTCAATTGTGGAAGTTGGCTGATCCAGACAAGGATGAGTTCTTCGAAGAGTATTTGGttaaaagaaaagagtcTTCAGGCTATGAGCCTATCGAAAGCTTGAAGAGAGCCAGATGCCGTAACGTGATCTACTCGATCTTGGATCCTAagccagaaagaagaatcacCGGTAAACAGATCTTGAACAGTGAATGGGGTAGAGAGATCAAAGTGTGTGCTGCTGGGGAGGGCCATTCAAGTTAA